In Penicillium oxalicum strain HP7-1 chromosome I, whole genome shotgun sequence, a single window of DNA contains:
- a CDS encoding Cytochrome monooxygenase apdE — protein sequence MSLLHMFSKESLPTLLQHTTFLDGIKYALSAWVIYSCCMIAVDWVVYEHKRKQHGCGKIPRYPHRDPFFGFDIVLGMAKALKNDYFLVWLNKVHRDLPKTFLVNFVGTRFIYTIEPENMKSMSAINWQDFAVGPMRRNNKATAPFADKGVNTVDGHEWEFSRFLIKPFFKPETFRDTSRLSIHVDRILDLLPADGETVNIQPLIQRWFLDVTTESLFGDSIESLVYPERAPICWAMVDVLRGLRLRLQWYKYIWLFRHQAWLDAVDVVHKYLNSHIDRTYKELDEYKSQGKDPEQADRKDLLWYMASNLPQDKEALRSQICLIFVPNNDTTSIFISHILWNLARHPEIYEKCRQEVLALGDVELTFSVLRNMKYLIGILNETHRLYPNGVTQVRKCIHDTTLPMGGGPDGKQPIFVRKGDVVQVNKNVIHRDPDIWGPDVEEFRPERWENLRPYWSFVPFGGGPRRCPAQMLVTAEASYFLARLMRVYKRIEARDPNPYVGVMRVGPSNKTGVQIALFKE from the exons ATGAGTCTGCTTCACATGTTTTCGAAGGAGAGTTTGCCCACTCTCCTTCAACACACCACTTTTCTCGATGGCATCAAATATGCCCTGTCTGCATGGGTCATTTATTCCTGCTGCATGATTGCTGTTGACTGGGTTGTGTACGAACACAAACGCAAGCAGCATGGGTGTGGCAAGATCCCCCGATACCCTCATCGCGACCCATTTTTCGGCTTCGACATTGTTCTCGGTATGGCTAAAGCCTTGAAGAATGACTACTTTCTTGTTTGGCTCAATAAGGTGCACCGAGACCTACCAAAGACCTTTTTGGTCAATTTTGTCGGCACTCGGTTCATTTACACCATCGAACCTGAGAACATGAAAAGTATGTCCGCCATCAACTGGCAGGACTTTGCAGTTGGTCCGATGCGACGCAATAACAAGGCGACTGCTCCATTCGCGGACAAGGGCGTCAATACCGTCGATGGGCATGAGTGGGAATTCAGTAGATTTCTGATCAAGCCCTTTTTCAAGCCGGAAACCTTCAGGGATACCAGTCGTCTGTCCATTCACGTCGACCGAATTCTGGATCTGCTGCCGGCGGACGGCGAAACGGTCAATATTCAGCCACTCATTCAACGTTGG TTCCTTGATGTGACTACTGAGTCCCTCTTTGGAGATTCAATTGAGTCTCTGGTCTACCCAGAGAGAGCGCCCATTTGCTGGGCCATGGTGGACGTTCTCCGAGGTCTTCGGCTTCGACTCCAGTGGTACAAGTATATCTGGCTCTTCCGTCACCAGGCATGGCTCGATGCGGTTGACGTGGTCCACAAATATTTGAACAGCCATATTGATCGAACATACAAAGAGCTCGACGAATACAAGAGCCAAGGGAAAGATCCCGAACAAGCCGATCGCAAGGATCTTCTGTGGTACATGGCGAGCAATCTTCCTCAGGACAAGGAGGCTCTCCGGTCTCAGATCTGCTTGATCTTTGTGCCCAATAACGATACCacttccatcttcatcagccATATCCTCTGGAATCTTGCCCGTCATCCAGAGATTTACGAGAAATGCCGGCAGGAGGTACTCGCGCTGGGCGACGTGGAGTTGACATTCTCGGTACTGCGAAACATGAAATATCTCATTGGCATTTTGAACGAGA CACATCGCCTTTATCCCAATGGTGTGACCCAGGTGCGAAAGTGCATCCATGACACCACATTACCCATGGGTGGAGGTCCAGATGGCAAGCAACCAATCTTTGTCCGTAAGGGGGATGTCGTCCAGGTTAACAAGAATGTCATCCATCGAGATCCAGATATCTGGGGTCCTGACGTTGAGGAATTCCGGCCTGAGCGATGGGAGAATCTTCGGCCCTACTGGAGCTTCGTGCCCTTCGGTGGAGGTCCACGTCGTTGTCCCGCTCAGATGCTGGTCACAGCGGAAGCTAGCTACTTCCTGGCTCGGCTGATGCGCGTCTACAAGAGGATTGAAGCCAGAGATCCGAACCCTTATGTTGGAGTGATGCGGGTGGGACCTTCAAATAAAACTGGCGTTCAAATTGCGCTGTTTAAGGAGTGA